One Candidatus Planktophila limnetica DNA segment encodes these proteins:
- a CDS encoding purine-cytosine permease family protein: MPRYEVNSTNLIAENERHGRARDLFWPWCGANVSLLALSYGSFFLGFGISFWQATLAAVLGTVLSFLVVGFSSLAGKKSNATTMVLSRAAFGVKGNVLPGFLSYLVFVGWETVLVSLATLATGTVFERVGNVDRNIAMVCGFIVAVSLTLVGGVLGFKAIMKIQKYLTLVTIVLTLGYIALTLDSVKWSAVLDVPNGSIQGFIGALIFGVTGIGLGWVNAAADYSRYLPRSVKSKSVVGWTVLGASIVPITLVIYGAALSASDTELSAAIAMDPIGALTTLLPTWYLIIFSLVAILGLVGGAILDLYSSGLTLVSLGVPVKRHVAALIDGLIMLIGAIYIVWIADNFFFPFQGFLITLGVPVAAWSAVFVTDVLMRKKSYSEADLFTPTGKYGSVNWNSIAIVAIGTIIGWGFVTNTFASWLSWQGYFLGAIGGKDGAWAYANVGVIFAMIIGSFGRYVFGKKSIAQQES, encoded by the coding sequence ATGCCAAGGTATGAAGTCAACTCTACAAACCTGATTGCAGAAAATGAGCGCCACGGAAGAGCTCGCGATCTTTTTTGGCCTTGGTGTGGCGCAAATGTTTCTTTGCTAGCACTGTCTTATGGATCCTTCTTTTTAGGTTTTGGAATATCTTTTTGGCAAGCAACCCTTGCGGCAGTTCTTGGCACGGTTCTTTCTTTTCTGGTTGTTGGTTTTAGCTCTCTGGCTGGCAAGAAATCAAATGCAACGACCATGGTTCTCTCTCGCGCAGCCTTTGGAGTTAAGGGAAATGTTTTGCCCGGATTTCTTTCTTATTTAGTTTTTGTTGGATGGGAAACAGTCTTAGTATCACTGGCAACATTGGCTACCGGAACGGTTTTCGAACGAGTTGGCAACGTTGATCGCAATATTGCGATGGTCTGCGGTTTTATCGTGGCAGTTTCTCTCACGCTGGTAGGTGGCGTTCTTGGGTTTAAAGCAATTATGAAAATTCAAAAGTATCTGACTTTGGTCACCATTGTTTTAACTCTTGGTTACATCGCCCTCACGCTCGATTCTGTTAAGTGGAGCGCTGTTTTAGATGTTCCCAATGGATCGATTCAAGGATTTATTGGCGCGCTAATTTTTGGTGTTACCGGAATTGGTTTGGGTTGGGTAAATGCAGCCGCTGATTATTCTCGTTATTTGCCACGATCTGTAAAGAGTAAATCCGTAGTTGGCTGGACGGTCCTAGGCGCATCCATTGTGCCAATCACTCTTGTGATTTATGGGGCGGCCTTATCTGCAAGTGATACAGAGTTATCAGCTGCAATCGCCATGGATCCGATTGGAGCGCTTACAACACTGCTACCAACCTGGTACTTAATTATTTTCTCTTTGGTTGCGATATTAGGTTTAGTTGGTGGCGCAATTCTGGATCTCTATTCTTCAGGACTAACACTTGTTAGCCTCGGAGTTCCAGTTAAGCGCCACGTTGCTGCCTTAATCGATGGGCTTATCATGTTAATCGGCGCCATTTACATTGTCTGGATTGCAGATAACTTTTTCTTTCCATTCCAAGGATTTTTGATCACATTAGGAGTACCAGTTGCTGCGTGGAGCGCAGTATTTGTGACAGATGTTCTGATGCGCAAGAAGAGCTATAGCGAAGCCGACTTATTTACACCCACTGGAAAATACGGATCTGTAAACTGGAATTCCATTGCCATCGTTGCAATTGGAACAATTATTGGCTGGGGTTTTGTCACAAATACCTTCGCATCTTGGCTCAGCTGGCAAGGTTATTTCTTAGGTGCAATAGGTGGCAAAGATGGTGCGTGGGCTTATGCCAACGTTGGCGTTATATTTGCAATGATTATTGGATCATTTGGTCGCTATGTTTTTGGGAAAAAAAGTATTGCTCAGCAAGAGAGCTAA